The following nucleotide sequence is from Nocardioides daedukensis.
CTCGGTGAAGCCGCTGCGCCGGGCCTCGGCGACGACCCCGTTGAGGTAGTCGCGGATGCCACCGAAGGTCTCGAAGTAGTCATCCATCAGCACCCGGGCCTCGGAGGCTTCGATGCGCAGCTGCTGGGACAGGCCGAAGGCCGACAGCCCATAGGCCAGGCCGTAGTTCATCGCCTTGATCTTCGCGCGCTGCTCCACGCCGACCTCGTCGGCGGGCATGTCGAACACCTTGGCCGCCGTGATCGAGTGGAAGTCGCTCCCGGATCGGAACGCCTCGATGAGCTGCTCGTCCTCGGACAGGTGCGCCATGATCCGCATCTCGATCTGGCTGTAGTCGGCGGTCAGCAGGCACTCGAACTGCGCGCCCTGGCCGCTGCCGACGACGAATGCCTCCCGGATCCGCCTGCCTGCCTCGGTGCGGATCGGGATGTTCTGCAGGTTCGGGTCGGTGCTCGAGAGACGCCCGGTCGCCGCGATGATCTGGTTGTACGTCGTGTGGATGCGGCCGTCGCCGGCAACTGTCTTGAGCAGGCCCTCCACGGTCTGGCGCAGGCGGATCACGTCACGGTGGCGCAGCAGGTGCTGCAGGAAGGGATGCTCGGTCTTCTCGTAGAGCGACTGCAGCGCATCGGCATCGGTCGTGTAGCCGGTCTTGGTGCGCTTGGTCTTCGGCATGTTGAGCTCGTCGAAGAGAACCACCTGCAGCTGCTTGGGCGAGCCGAGGTTGATCTCCTTGCCGATCACGTCATAGGCGTCCTGGGCCGCGGCCCGGACCTGTTCACCGAACTCGGACTCGAGACCCTCGAGATAGTCGGTGTCCACGGCGATGCCGGTCTGCTCCATCCGGGCCAACGTGTCGACCAGGGGCAGCTCGACGTCCGCGAGCAGCGCAGTCCCGCCGTGTTCCTCCACCGCCTCGTCCAGGGCGTCGGCGAGATCGAGCACGGCGCGAGCGGTCAGCATCGAGACGTCGCTGGCGCCTCCGTCCTCGATGGTGTCGAAGCTCAGCTGGTCGGCGTCGCCGGTGTCCTGCCTCAGCTCCCGCTTGAGGTAGCGCAGGGTCAGGTCTGCCAAGTCGTAGGAACGCTGGTCGGGCTGGACCAGATAGGCAGCCAGGGCGGTGTCCACTGCGAGGCCACGCAGCTCCCAGCCACGTGCCGCGAGGGCCAGGGCCGGTCCCTTCGAGTCGTGCAGGACCTTGGCTCGCGACGGGTCGGCGAGCCACGCGGCGATCGCGGCGTCGTCCTGCGGGGTGAGCTCGGTGACGTCGATCCAGGCAGCCGTTCCACGGGTGGTGGCCAACGCGATCGACAGCACGTCCCCGGTGCCACTGCGCCAGGCCCCCTGCACGGCGACGCCGACGCGGTCCTCGCCCGAGGCGTGCTCCTCGAGCCATGCCGCGACCGAGCCGGACGCAAGTCGCGTGCCGTCGAGCTCGAATCCGCTCTCGGCCGTGGTCTCGGGCTCGGAGTCGGGGTCGATGGTGTCGAGCAGCCGGGTCCGCAGCTCGCCCCTGAACTCGAGCTCGTCGAGCAGCTCGAGCCCGCTGGTCCGGTCCCACTCGCGCCGGGACAGCTCACCGGGACGCAGCGGAAGCGCCAGGTCGCGGACCAGGGCGTTGAGGTGACGGTTGCGGATCACGTCGCTGAGGTGGGCCCGTAGTGCCTCACCCTTCTTGCCGGTGATCTCGTCGGCACGGGCGATCACGTTGTCGAGGCCGTCGTACTGGTTGATCCAGCGGGCGGCGAAACCCGGTCCCACGCCCGGCACGCCGGGCAGGTTGTCGGAGGTCTCCCCCACGATGGCCGCGAGCTCGGGATAGCGGTGCGGTGGGACGCCGTACTTCTCCTCGACGGCGGCGGGGGTGAGGCGGGCCAGGTCGCTGACGCCGCGCATCGGGTAGAGGACGGTGGAGTTCTCGGTGACCAGCTGGATCGAGTCGCGGTCGCCGGTGAGGATCAACACCTCCATCCCGTCGGCGAGTGCCTCGGTGGTGAGCGTGGCGATGATGTCGTCGGCCTCGTAGCCGTCGAGCTCCATGTGCATGATCCGCATGTGGTCGAGCATCTGCTGGATCAGCGGCAGCTGGCTGCGGAACTCGTCGGGCGTCTTGTTGCGCTTGGCCTTGTACTCGCTGTATTCGGCCAACCGGAACGTCTGCCGGGACTTGTCGAACGCGACTGCGACGTGCGTCGGGCGCTCGTCTCGCAGCACGTTGACCAGCATCGAGGTGAACCCGTAGACCGCGTTGGTGTGCTGCCCGGTGGCCGTGGAGAAGTTCTCCACCGGCAGCGCGAAGAAGGCGCGGTAGGCGAGCGAGTGCCCGTCGAGCAGCAACAGGCGAGGACGGGCCGGGGCGACAGGGTTCTCAGGCACGTTGCGACTCTAGCGACCGACAGGGACATCCGCCGACCCCGGCACCGGCGGCATTGGGCACAATGCGCACATGAGCAGACCATCCATGGATCCAGCACAGATCGACGAGCTCTTGGCCTCGATGCCCGAGGGTCAGGGGGCGCTCAACGAGAAGATGGGCGTCGAGGTCATCGAGGTCACCCCGGAGCGCATCATGGCGACCATGCCGGTCGCCGGCAACACGCAGCCCTACGGCCTCCTCCACGGGGGCGCTTCGGTGGTGCTCGCCGAGACGCTGGGATCGATCGGGTCCGCGATCCACGCTTGGCCGGACAAGATCGCAGTGGGCGTTGACATCAACGCCACCCACCACCGCTCGGCCACCGGCGGCGTGGTCACCGGGGTGGCGACACCCGCGCACCTGGGCCGCAGCAGCTGCACCTGGGAGATCGTGATCACCAACGAGGAGGGCAAGCGCCTGTGCACCTCACGGATCACCTGCGCCCTCATCGCTGCGCCCTGAGGGGTCCCGCGCGTTCCTGAGAGGCACCAGAGCCACCCGGGCCCCCGCACCGAGGGTCAGGCGCTGTCGCGCTGACGGCGCAGGGAGCGACGTTGGGCCAGGACCTGCCCCAACGGCTGGCGGTGCGGCGCTGAGGTCGGGCGCCGCCCGCTGAGCTTCATCCGTACGACGTGGGTCGGCGCGATCCGCAGGACGGCCTGGGGCGCGAGCGCCATCCGGGCCAGGAACCGGTGCGCGTCACGCGAGTTGCTCAGCGAGGCTGCCGCGACGTGTCCCACGCCCTGCTCCTCGGCGTGCTGGACCGCGGCCTCCATCAGCTGGTGACCGATCCCTCGGCGCCGGAACGCCGGCGCGACGTGGGGAGAGATCGCCTGCACCGCGACCTCGGAGTTGAACGGGGTGAGCGGGCTCGTGCGCAGGATCACGGCACCGGCAACGGCGCCGTCACAGTCAGCGATGACGATCTGTTCTGCCGGGTTCTCTGCGATCCTGCCGATCACCTCCTTCATCTCCTCGAGGAGGTCCGAAGGGGTACCCCGTCGCAACAGGTCGCTCCACAGTCCCACCAACGCTGCGGCATCGTCGGTGGTGGCTCCGCGCAGCGTCGCTGCTGTCCTGCTCATGAATCAGCCCTTCCCGGCTTGGTGCTCCGGGACGGAGACTACGCTCGGCCCCGCCCGCCATGCCAGAGGAGTCCCCCTTGCCCGGAATCGGCACCCTCGTCAACGTCGCCACCGTCCTGCTCGGTGCGCTGCTCGGACTTCTCCTGGGCAACCGACTTCCCCAGCGCACCCGGGAGCTGGTCACCGACGCGCTCGGCCTGGTCACCCTGCTCATCGCAGCCGTCAGCGCCTTCGAGGTGCTCAGCCCGGCACTGTCCGCGGCGGTGGGTGACAGTGCGCCGATGCTGATCCTCCTGGCGTCCATGCTGATCGGCGGGATCGTCGGGTCACTGCTCCGACTCGAATCACGGGTCGCGAGCCTGGGCGGATGGCTCCAGTCCCGGCTCCAGGG
It contains:
- the polA gene encoding DNA polymerase I — encoded protein: MPENPVAPARPRLLLLDGHSLAYRAFFALPVENFSTATGQHTNAVYGFTSMLVNVLRDERPTHVAVAFDKSRQTFRLAEYSEYKAKRNKTPDEFRSQLPLIQQMLDHMRIMHMELDGYEADDIIATLTTEALADGMEVLILTGDRDSIQLVTENSTVLYPMRGVSDLARLTPAAVEEKYGVPPHRYPELAAIVGETSDNLPGVPGVGPGFAARWINQYDGLDNVIARADEITGKKGEALRAHLSDVIRNRHLNALVRDLALPLRPGELSRREWDRTSGLELLDELEFRGELRTRLLDTIDPDSEPETTAESGFELDGTRLASGSVAAWLEEHASGEDRVGVAVQGAWRSGTGDVLSIALATTRGTAAWIDVTELTPQDDAAIAAWLADPSRAKVLHDSKGPALALAARGWELRGLAVDTALAAYLVQPDQRSYDLADLTLRYLKRELRQDTGDADQLSFDTIEDGGASDVSMLTARAVLDLADALDEAVEEHGGTALLADVELPLVDTLARMEQTGIAVDTDYLEGLESEFGEQVRAAAQDAYDVIGKEINLGSPKQLQVVLFDELNMPKTKRTKTGYTTDADALQSLYEKTEHPFLQHLLRHRDVIRLRQTVEGLLKTVAGDGRIHTTYNQIIAATGRLSSTDPNLQNIPIRTEAGRRIREAFVVGSGQGAQFECLLTADYSQIEMRIMAHLSEDEQLIEAFRSGSDFHSITAAKVFDMPADEVGVEQRAKIKAMNYGLAYGLSAFGLSQQLRIEASEARVLMDDYFETFGGIRDYLNGVVAEARRSGFTETIMGRRRYLPDLTSDNRQRREMAERMALNAPIQGSAADIIKVAMLNVDKAITEAQLSSRMLLQVHDELVLEVAAGEREQLEELVRREMGGAASLTVPLDVSVGTGQSWHEAAH
- a CDS encoding hotdog fold thioesterase — its product is MSRPSMDPAQIDELLASMPEGQGALNEKMGVEVIEVTPERIMATMPVAGNTQPYGLLHGGASVVLAETLGSIGSAIHAWPDKIAVGVDINATHHRSATGGVVTGVATPAHLGRSSCTWEIVITNEEGKRLCTSRITCALIAAP
- a CDS encoding GNAT family N-acetyltransferase, which translates into the protein MSRTAATLRGATTDDAAALVGLWSDLLRRGTPSDLLEEMKEVIGRIAENPAEQIVIADCDGAVAGAVILRTSPLTPFNSEVAVQAISPHVAPAFRRRGIGHQLMEAAVQHAEEQGVGHVAAASLSNSRDAHRFLARMALAPQAVLRIAPTHVVRMKLSGRRPTSAPHRQPLGQVLAQRRSLRRQRDSA